A region of Deinococcus rubellus DNA encodes the following proteins:
- a CDS encoding GGDEF domain-containing protein, translating into MPTPEQRRPSELTVQARRSRLAPTSTDLRRRVYLWAIALGVGVIVIVLSTQLRSPSPDYVQVGMVLAQLPLCIWATWWLLRGKPLVVAERVVFAVNALITLFQLLLTLTNDSAQVVWLASSAYWLLTTLAILAFLIFENRQALLFSAGMYLLGVLAPWAALLWKGQAFSSFANLLRVQLSCGVVLVLLSVLAWYRERFAAERGERLSMEQLANTDMLTGLPNRRALYSEIEWLISEARTGVGGCLILLDIDHFKRINDAFGHNVGDEVLIRLSELLRTHLKDEGTVGRWGGEEFLITLPGLSPELVEQLAEQLRRKLEEQIFSHGQGVTASFGLTCCAAGDDLQSCTTRADRALYAAKKAGRNRVVSLPSDAALDEDMQAPPVLDTLPVRS; encoded by the coding sequence ATGCCCACTCCTGAGCAGCGCCGACCTTCAGAGTTGACCGTTCAGGCCCGTCGTTCGCGCCTTGCGCCGACCTCTACCGATTTGAGACGGCGGGTGTATCTGTGGGCGATCGCACTGGGCGTGGGCGTCATCGTGATCGTGCTGTCTACCCAGCTCAGAAGTCCGTCGCCCGATTACGTGCAGGTGGGCATGGTCTTGGCGCAGCTCCCGCTGTGTATCTGGGCCACCTGGTGGCTACTGCGGGGTAAGCCCCTGGTGGTGGCCGAGCGGGTCGTCTTCGCAGTGAACGCACTGATCACGCTGTTTCAGTTGCTGTTGACCCTTACCAACGACTCGGCCCAAGTCGTCTGGCTCGCCAGCTCGGCCTACTGGCTGCTGACGACCCTGGCAATTCTGGCCTTCCTGATCTTCGAGAACCGGCAGGCCCTGCTGTTCTCGGCTGGAATGTACCTGTTGGGCGTGCTCGCACCCTGGGCCGCCCTGCTCTGGAAAGGGCAAGCCTTCAGCTCGTTTGCCAACCTGCTCCGGGTGCAACTGAGCTGCGGAGTGGTGCTGGTGCTGCTCTCGGTGCTGGCCTGGTACAGGGAACGTTTCGCTGCCGAACGCGGTGAACGCCTGTCGATGGAGCAACTCGCCAACACCGACATGCTGACCGGGTTGCCCAACCGCCGCGCCCTCTACTCCGAGATCGAATGGCTGATCTCCGAGGCCCGCACCGGCGTGGGCGGCTGCCTGATCCTGCTCGACATCGATCATTTCAAACGCATCAACGACGCGTTCGGCCACAATGTCGGTGACGAGGTGTTGATCCGACTTTCGGAGCTGCTGAGAACCCACCTGAAAGACGAAGGGACAGTGGGGCGCTGGGGCGGAGAAGAATTCCTGATCACCCTGCCGGGGCTTTCGCCTGAACTGGTAGAGCAGCTGGCCGAACAGCTGCGCCGCAAGCTGGAGGAGCAGATTTTCAGCCACGGACAGGGCGTGACCGCCAGCTTCGGCCTGACCTGCTGCGCCGCCGGAGACGACCTTCAGAGCTGTACGACCCGCGCTGACCGCGCACTGTATGCAGCCAAGAAGGCGGGGCGCAACAGGGTGGTCAGCCTGCCTAGTGACGCCGCGCTGGACGAAGATATGCAGGCTCCACCGGTCCTGGACACCCTGCCAGTCAGGTCGTAG
- a CDS encoding LysM peptidoglycan-binding domain-containing protein, translated as MFRTLLCALLLCPGLALASTTSTAGTPGGGAPGLNAQARSGPSGLSITVQPKDTAYSLARKYNLSVDALLSLNNLSSPDLSAGQVLVVSPPTYSVVKGDTAFSIARRNGLSVDVLLSLNNLTSPNLKLGQVLIVRGNPGTVNASAASVSRTESTVSMSTVSSITVTPALTAPAAPLPSLASTPDVPPSTLIDTALTPPVEATTAASIITTLPADALGSDWLTNARSLLGVPYAYGGKSRSGTDCSGFVLQVFAPLGLSLPRVSADQAQVGVPVERDQLQSGDLVFFDTEGRGKVTHVGIVVEGNTFINANSFAGRVGLDDLGSRYWATRYLGARRVLGVMAASH; from the coding sequence GTGTTCCGAACCTTACTCTGTGCGCTCCTGCTCTGCCCCGGCCTGGCCCTGGCCAGCACCACTTCGACTGCCGGTACACCGGGTGGCGGCGCTCCAGGTCTCAATGCTCAGGCAAGGTCAGGCCCCAGCGGGCTGAGCATCACGGTGCAGCCCAAAGACACGGCCTACAGTCTGGCCCGCAAGTACAACCTCAGCGTGGACGCGCTGCTCAGCCTCAACAACCTCAGCAGCCCCGATCTGAGCGCAGGACAGGTGCTGGTGGTGTCGCCCCCGACGTACAGCGTCGTCAAGGGCGACACTGCTTTTTCGATTGCCCGCAGGAACGGTCTGAGCGTGGACGTCCTGCTGAGTCTCAATAACCTCACCAGCCCGAATCTGAAACTGGGGCAGGTGCTGATCGTCCGGGGCAATCCCGGCACGGTCAATGCGTCAGCAGCCAGCGTCAGCCGCACGGAGAGCACCGTGTCCATGAGCACCGTGTCCAGCATCACCGTGACACCCGCCCTCACCGCGCCCGCCGCCCCGCTGCCGTCTCTGGCTTCCACGCCGGACGTGCCCCCCAGCACCCTGATTGACACGGCCCTGACGCCCCCAGTGGAGGCCACCACCGCCGCCAGCATCATCACCACGCTGCCCGCCGACGCGCTGGGCAGTGACTGGCTGACCAACGCCCGCAGCTTGCTGGGCGTGCCGTATGCCTACGGCGGCAAGAGCCGCAGCGGTACCGATTGCAGCGGCTTCGTGTTGCAGGTGTTCGCGCCGCTGGGCCTCAGCCTGCCGCGCGTGAGTGCCGACCAGGCCCAGGTCGGCGTACCAGTGGAGCGGGACCAGCTGCAAAGCGGCGACCTGGTGTTCTTCGACACCGAAGGGCGCGGCAAGGTCACGCACGTCGGCATCGTGGTGGAGGGCAACACCTTCATCAACGCCAATTCGTTCGCGGGCCGGGTGGGTCTCGACGACCTGGGCAGCCGCTACTGGGCCACCCGCTACCTCGGCGCGCGCCGGGTGCTGGGCGTGATGGCCGCCAGCCACTAA
- a CDS encoding M67 family metallopeptidase — MPEAAHPADLPPSAAPWLALPEVLEVQLWQHAGRAAPQECVGVLGGRRGDGGWHAEALYPLSNVAAAPEREYLADPAGLLRALKAMRAESLELVAIYHSHPVGPAQFSRTDRARAAYDVPYLIADLSCAVLGAYLLPEGRVCQLRR; from the coding sequence ATGCCTGAAGCTGCCCATCCCGCTGATCTGCCGCCGAGCGCCGCACCGTGGCTGGCCTTGCCGGAGGTGCTGGAAGTCCAGCTCTGGCAGCACGCCGGGCGGGCCGCGCCGCAGGAATGTGTGGGTGTGCTGGGCGGGCGGCGGGGAGACGGCGGCTGGCACGCCGAGGCGCTTTATCCGCTGAGCAACGTCGCCGCCGCCCCGGAGCGTGAGTATCTGGCCGACCCGGCAGGGCTGCTGCGCGCCCTCAAGGCCATGCGGGCCGAATCTCTCGAACTCGTCGCCATCTATCACAGTCACCCGGTCGGCCCGGCACAGTTCAGCCGCACCGACCGGGCCAGGGCTGCCTACGACGTGCCGTACCTGATCGCCGATCTCAGCTGCGCCGTGCTGGGCGCATACCTGCTGCCGGAAGGCCGGGTCTGCCAGCTCAGGCGGTGA
- the leuB gene encoding 3-isopropylmalate dehydrogenase → MPRVVVLPGDGIGPEVCASAAEVLQKVAPDVELDYQLLGGGAYDQTGSPFPDATREAVMNCDAVLLGTVGGAQNSPWNALPRPLRPESGLLQLRKALGVYANLRPVKVMPGLESLSPLREDLARQVDVLIVRELLGGAYFDPRRAIEGDSAYNTIGYSKSEVDRVARVAFDAARTRKKEVTSVDKANVLEVSELWRGVVQNLRDTEYPDIKLEHEYVDSVAMLLVKTPGRYDVIVTENLFGDILSDLAAVIPGSLGVMPSASLGDGPGLYEPIHGSAPDIAGKGIANPTGTILSVAMLLRHSLNRDAEARRIEAAVQAALEEVRTPDLGGKGTTQELGAAVLKALGRADLG, encoded by the coding sequence GTGCCTAGAGTCGTCGTGCTGCCCGGCGACGGCATCGGCCCGGAAGTCTGCGCGAGCGCCGCAGAGGTGCTGCAAAAAGTCGCGCCGGACGTGGAGCTCGACTACCAGCTTCTCGGTGGCGGGGCCTACGACCAGACCGGCTCGCCGTTTCCCGACGCCACCAGAGAAGCGGTCATGAACTGTGACGCGGTGCTGCTCGGCACAGTGGGCGGGGCGCAGAACTCGCCCTGGAACGCGCTGCCGCGCCCGCTGCGGCCCGAATCTGGTCTGCTGCAACTTCGTAAGGCGCTGGGCGTGTATGCCAACCTGCGGCCGGTCAAGGTGATGCCGGGGCTGGAGAGCTTATCGCCGCTGCGCGAGGACCTGGCCCGCCAGGTCGATGTGCTGATCGTGCGCGAACTGCTCGGCGGCGCGTACTTCGACCCCCGCCGCGCCATTGAGGGCGACAGCGCCTACAACACCATCGGCTACAGCAAGTCGGAGGTGGACCGGGTGGCGCGGGTGGCCTTCGACGCCGCCAGAACGCGCAAGAAAGAAGTCACCAGCGTGGACAAGGCCAACGTGCTGGAAGTCTCGGAGCTGTGGCGCGGCGTCGTGCAGAATCTGCGCGACACCGAGTACCCGGACATCAAACTGGAACACGAGTACGTGGACTCGGTGGCGATGCTGCTGGTCAAGACGCCGGGCCGCTACGACGTGATCGTCACCGAGAACCTGTTTGGCGACATCCTCTCCGACCTTGCCGCCGTGATTCCCGGCTCGCTGGGCGTGATGCCCTCGGCCAGCCTGGGCGACGGTCCCGGCCTCTACGAGCCGATTCACGGCAGCGCCCCTGACATCGCCGGGAAGGGCATCGCCAACCCCACTGGCACCATTCTCAGCGTGGCCATGCTGCTGCGCCACTCGCTGAACCGCGACGCCGAGGCCCGGCGCATCGAGGCCGCCGTGCAGGCTGCCCTGGAAGAAGTCCGCACGCCGGATCTGGGCGGCAAAGGGACGACGCAGGAGCTGGGCGCAGCGGTGCTGAAGGCCCTGGGCCGCGCCGACCTGGGCTGA
- a CDS encoding homoaconitate hydratase family protein, with protein MGMTIAEKILAAHSGHDTLKPGHLIECKTDWVLCHEITTPAALRMLEERGMDRVFNPDQIVAVPDHSVPAMNIKAAQMYQKLKSWVKEKGIKHFYDVGRGGIAHVVLENTGLMKPGQTLVSGDSHTCNAGALGTFATGVGSTDLAGAIYAGMVWFKVPETMLIKVTGQTQPGVTPKDIVLEVIKRIGADGANYLVMEWVGDYIDNLDMEGRFTLANMAIEAGGKTGIVAVDDTTRAYMAERGVTPDQYTEYQSDADAVYKVVVEVDASQVEPTVAYPHIPSNGRVAGSDHIPVTHAYVGSCTNGRISDLRDVARILKGNKVADGVQMIVVPATQLIWKQAAQEGLLEIFVDAGASVSYPSCGACLGMHSGVLGPNDVCISSTNRNFVGRMGDPSAAIYLASPATVAASAVAGFISDPRAYNHTLPEVGGAAD; from the coding sequence ATGGGAATGACGATTGCCGAGAAAATCCTGGCGGCCCACAGCGGCCACGACACGCTGAAACCGGGTCATCTGATCGAGTGCAAGACCGACTGGGTGCTGTGCCACGAGATCACCACCCCCGCTGCCCTGCGGATGCTCGAAGAGCGCGGCATGGACCGGGTCTTCAACCCCGATCAGATCGTGGCGGTGCCGGACCACAGCGTGCCCGCCATGAACATCAAGGCCGCCCAGATGTACCAGAAGCTCAAGAGCTGGGTCAAGGAAAAGGGCATCAAGCACTTCTATGACGTGGGGCGCGGCGGCATCGCCCACGTGGTGCTGGAGAATACCGGCCTGATGAAGCCCGGTCAAACGCTGGTGTCGGGCGACTCACACACCTGCAACGCCGGGGCGCTGGGCACCTTTGCCACCGGAGTCGGCAGCACCGACCTGGCCGGGGCCATCTACGCGGGCATGGTCTGGTTCAAGGTGCCGGAAACCATGCTCATTAAAGTGACCGGCCAGACCCAGCCAGGCGTGACCCCCAAAGACATCGTGCTGGAAGTCATCAAGCGCATCGGGGCCGATGGAGCCAATTATCTGGTCATGGAGTGGGTGGGCGACTACATCGACAACCTCGACATGGAGGGCCGCTTTACGCTGGCGAACATGGCCATCGAGGCGGGCGGCAAGACTGGCATCGTGGCGGTGGACGACACGACCCGCGCCTACATGGCCGAGCGCGGCGTCACGCCCGATCAGTACACCGAGTACCAGTCCGACGCCGACGCCGTCTACAAGGTCGTCGTCGAGGTGGACGCTTCCCAGGTCGAGCCGACGGTGGCCTACCCGCACATCCCCAGCAACGGCAGGGTGGCGGGCAGCGACCATATCCCCGTGACGCACGCCTACGTCGGCAGTTGCACCAACGGGCGCATCAGCGATCTGCGCGACGTGGCCCGCATCCTGAAGGGCAATAAGGTTGCAGACGGCGTGCAGATGATCGTGGTTCCGGCCACCCAGCTCATTTGGAAGCAGGCGGCGCAGGAAGGCCTGCTCGAAATCTTCGTGGACGCGGGGGCGAGCGTGAGTTACCCCTCGTGCGGCGCTTGCCTGGGCATGCACTCCGGCGTGCTGGGGCCGAACGATGTCTGCATCTCGAGCACCAACCGCAACTTCGTGGGCCGCATGGGCGATCCCTCGGCGGCGATTTACCTGGCCTCGCCCGCGACGGTGGCGGCCAGCGCGGTGGCGGGCTTCATCAGTGATCCGCGCGCCTACAACCACACCTTGCCGGAAGTGGGCGGGGCGGCGGACTGA
- a CDS encoding 3-isopropylmalate dehydratase small subunit, producing the protein MPRVHVFARDHINTDEIIPARYLTTDIESELAKFAMEDYDKDFVNRVKPGDIMVTGADFGCGSSREHAVWCLRGAGVSAILAPNFARIFYRNAINNGFMALESADVVAAFEDGDEAELDMEAGTITNQRTGQSVTFQPVPQFALDVKAAGGWLEYMRDHSKADLEGETLNAQSTQAGHGHPGHDSDENLAPGTQRA; encoded by the coding sequence ATGCCCAGAGTCCATGTGTTTGCCCGTGACCACATCAACACCGACGAGATCATCCCGGCCCGCTACCTGACCACCGATATCGAATCCGAACTCGCCAAATTTGCGATGGAAGATTACGACAAGGATTTCGTCAACCGCGTCAAACCCGGCGACATCATGGTGACGGGGGCCGATTTCGGCTGCGGCTCCTCGCGTGAGCACGCGGTGTGGTGCCTGCGCGGGGCAGGGGTCAGCGCCATTCTCGCGCCCAACTTCGCCCGGATTTTTTACCGCAACGCCATCAACAACGGCTTTATGGCCCTGGAATCCGCAGACGTGGTGGCGGCCTTCGAGGACGGCGACGAGGCTGAACTCGACATGGAAGCGGGCACGATCACCAACCAGCGCACCGGCCAGAGCGTGACCTTTCAGCCGGTGCCGCAGTTCGCGCTGGACGTGAAGGCGGCGGGCGGCTGGCTGGAATACATGCGTGACCACTCGAAGGCCGATCTGGAGGGCGAGACGCTGAATGCCCAGAGCACCCAGGCCGGGCACGGCCACCCCGGCCATGACAGTGACGAGAATCTGGCACCTGGAACGCAGCGTGCCTAG
- a CDS encoding MFS transporter encodes MFAAAQAWRVKTFRALRHPDYRRYWFSQLLSLVGSWMQSTAQSYLVLELTNNNSAALGWVTVAQFTPSLLLSLFAGAVVDRTSRRRVLMATQLTLLTTALILAITTHLGLVTLPLVLVLAGVSGVANAFDMPARQSMVVDFVPRGDVPNAVALNSLSFNVSRTLGQAVFGGVAALGVALFAGRGAASNSIEGLAFPFYLNVVSFGLVIYVLATLPFPKREVGGRRAVVDDIKEGLRYVRGTPSIAVTMLLVALLSLTAINFNVIIPYFARAVYNLKEGGFGAMNAAFGAGAMVGALWQASQRDPAKNLRSGAVILIVSLVMFALTPSAVLASLVLACCGFGMLTFLISANSTVQLTVPDALRGRVMSLYSLVLAGMGPPGALLVSYLIGTTGPLGPRAGLGVVAALSVVAVAAVWRRLPNGITRYETPLQIAQAVQAGTLEAGKKPGQAPVMGEGKGTD; translated from the coding sequence ATGTTTGCCGCCGCTCAGGCGTGGCGTGTCAAGACCTTCCGGGCACTGCGCCACCCCGATTACCGCCGCTACTGGTTCTCGCAACTGCTCAGTCTGGTCGGCTCATGGATGCAGAGCACGGCCCAGTCGTACCTGGTCCTCGAACTCACCAACAACAACTCGGCAGCACTCGGCTGGGTCACGGTGGCGCAGTTCACGCCGAGCCTGCTGCTGTCGCTCTTTGCCGGGGCCGTCGTGGACCGCACCTCGCGCCGCCGGGTGCTGATGGCGACCCAGCTCACCCTGCTGACCACCGCCCTGATTCTGGCCATCACCACCCATCTGGGGCTGGTCACGTTGCCGCTGGTGCTGGTGTTGGCAGGCGTCAGCGGCGTCGCCAACGCTTTTGACATGCCTGCCCGTCAGAGTATGGTGGTGGACTTCGTGCCGAGGGGGGACGTGCCCAACGCCGTGGCGCTCAACAGCTTGTCGTTCAACGTCTCGCGCACGCTGGGGCAAGCGGTGTTCGGCGGGGTGGCGGCGCTGGGGGTGGCGCTGTTTGCCGGGCGTGGGGCGGCCAGCAACTCTATCGAGGGGCTGGCCTTTCCCTTCTATCTCAATGTGGTCTCTTTTGGGCTGGTGATCTATGTGCTGGCGACGCTGCCGTTTCCCAAGCGTGAGGTGGGCGGGCGGCGGGCCGTCGTGGACGACATCAAAGAGGGACTGCGCTACGTGCGCGGTACGCCCTCCATCGCCGTGACGATGCTGCTGGTGGCGCTGCTGAGTCTCACCGCCATCAATTTCAACGTGATCATTCCCTATTTCGCCCGCGCCGTCTACAACCTCAAGGAGGGCGGTTTCGGGGCCATGAACGCGGCCTTCGGAGCGGGGGCAATGGTGGGGGCGCTGTGGCAGGCCTCACAGCGCGATCCGGCCAAGAACCTGCGGTCTGGCGCAGTTATTCTGATCGTCAGCCTGGTGATGTTCGCGTTGACCCCCTCGGCTGTGCTGGCGTCGCTGGTGCTGGCCTGCTGCGGCTTCGGGATGCTGACCTTTCTGATCAGTGCCAACAGCACCGTGCAGCTCACCGTACCGGACGCCCTGCGGGGCCGGGTCATGAGCCTCTACTCGCTGGTGCTGGCCGGAATGGGGCCGCCGGGAGCGTTGCTGGTGAGTTACCTGATCGGCACCACTGGACCGCTGGGACCGCGTGCGGGGCTGGGCGTGGTGGCGGCGCTGTCGGTGGTGGCGGTGGCGGCGGTGTGGCGGCGGCTGCCCAATGGGATCACCCGCTACGAGACGCCCCTGCAAATTGCCCAGGCGGTGCAGGCCGGCACCCTGGAAGCCGGGAAAAAGCCTGGGCAAGCGCCAGTGATGGGGGAGGGTAAGGGAACAGATTGA